A window of the Candidatus Gorgyraea atricola genome harbors these coding sequences:
- a CDS encoding type II secretion system F family protein: MDLSKILAGFSFRKRVSTKSLVVFTRQLSTLIAAGLPLVKALNTLHGQLESGGLKDIIHNIATEVESGTKFSEALSRFPKVFPDFYVNMIKAGELGGMLEGILKRLSEFLDKSQKLREKVKSALMYPAFVMIVAVLILVMLMIFVIPTFTNMFSELGEALPLPTKILITTSDIVRSAWYLLPLIPIVLIALYKLLIKNANRRCFVDKIKLRVPVVGHLIQQISVARFSRTLGTLLTSGVPILSALETVKDTMGNEFISRAVLQVRDSIKEGESVSGPMEASKAFPPLVVKMINIGEETGQLDKMLIQIADNFEEEVDVAITGLTSLLEPLLIVFMGLVVGFIVVSMFMPLFSLAKLIE, translated from the coding sequence ATGGATCTCTCCAAAATTCTTGCAGGTTTTTCCTTTAGAAAAAGAGTCAGCACAAAGTCCCTGGTGGTGTTCACAAGACAGCTCTCCACTCTTATCGCGGCAGGCCTGCCTCTTGTAAAGGCGCTTAATACTCTACATGGCCAGTTAGAATCAGGCGGGCTAAAAGATATTATACATAATATAGCCACTGAAGTAGAGAGCGGCACAAAGTTCTCAGAGGCGCTTTCGCGCTTTCCAAAGGTATTCCCTGATTTTTATGTCAATATGATAAAGGCAGGCGAGCTCGGCGGCATGCTCGAAGGCATACTAAAACGTCTTTCAGAGTTTTTAGATAAGTCACAGAAGCTGCGGGAGAAGGTAAAGTCTGCCCTTATGTATCCCGCATTTGTAATGATCGTGGCTGTGCTTATACTTGTCATGCTCATGATCTTTGTCATACCCACATTTACAAATATGTTTTCAGAGTTGGGCGAGGCATTACCGCTTCCTACAAAGATATTGATCACTACCAGCGATATAGTGAGGAGCGCGTGGTATCTTCTTCCTCTTATCCCGATAGTGCTTATAGCCCTGTATAAATTGCTTATAAAAAACGCTAACAGGCGCTGCTTCGTCGATAAGATCAAGCTGCGCGTGCCTGTGGTGGGTCATCTCATACAGCAGATCAGCGTGGCCAGATTTTCCAGGACGCTTGGTACGCTTCTTACCAGCGGTGTGCCTATATTAAGCGCGCTGGAGACAGTAAAAGATACTATGGGCAATGAATTTATTAGCAGGGCAGTCTTACAGGTGCGGGATAGCATCAAGGAAGGGGAAAGCGTCTCAGGCCCCATGGAAGCGAGCAAGGCGTTTCCGCCGCTTGTTGTAAAGATGATAAATATAGGCGAGGAAACAGGCCAGCTCGACAAGATGCTCATTCAGATAGCTGATAATTTCGAGGAAGAGGTGGATGTCGCGATAACAGGGCTCACATCTTTGCTCGAGCCCTTGCTCATAGTCTTCATGGGTCTAGTCGTTGGATTTATAGTAGTCTCGATGTTCATGCCGCTATTTTCACTCGCCAAGTTGATAGAGTAG
- a CDS encoding prepilin-type N-terminal cleavage/methylation domain-containing protein, whose product MSRKGFSLLELIIAVGVLAIGLVGVLQIFPVGLRASYRAGMITKASFIAQNKMEEVKMSGFDAISALPPKIPLSGEDDDFKWEIFIDDVDLDGVESSDDIQKVTVTVSWIDRNRTRSKDFVTYVTR is encoded by the coding sequence ATGAGTAGAAAAGGTTTTTCTTTACTCGAGTTAATCATTGCAGTGGGTGTCCTGGCCATAGGACTGGTGGGTGTCTTGCAGATATTTCCTGTGGGACTCAGGGCCTCGTATCGCGCTGGCATGATCACAAAGGCATCATTTATAGCGCAGAATAAGATGGAAGAGGTAAAGATGTCAGGGTTTGACGCGATAAGCGCGCTTCCGCCGAAGATACCTCTATCAGGTGAAGATGATGATTTTAAATGGGAGATATTTATAGATGATGTTGACCTGGACGGCGTGGAGTCCAGCGACGACATACAAAAGGTTACAGTGACTGTAAGCTGGATAGATAGAAACAGGACAAGGTCAAAGGATTTTGTGACGTATGTTACGAGGTAG
- a CDS encoding type II secretion system protein GspJ, producing the protein MLRGRTGFTIVEILIALAILAMIVASTFTIFRSSAKSWQKGEARSERYHNARVAIGRMSMEISQAVIIENSDARFVGQSDEVSFVSFVSSTEGVFEQAEIEYWFDSGQKILMRNEDAEPDYDFSTQDYSDILADGIATLEFSYYDGSTWTDTWDSRFIDEETEVEQDILPKAVKIKIQVQDRKGKESETFEVITHLKIS; encoded by the coding sequence ATGTTACGAGGTAGGACAGGTTTTACCATTGTCGAGATACTTATTGCGCTGGCTATACTTGCCATGATAGTCGCGTCCACTTTTACGATCTTCAGGAGTTCAGCTAAATCCTGGCAAAAGGGCGAGGCAAGGAGCGAGCGCTATCATAATGCAAGGGTTGCTATAGGCAGGATGAGCATGGAGATATCCCAGGCAGTGATCATTGAGAATAGCGACGCAAGGTTTGTCGGACAGTCAGATGAGGTAAGCTTTGTCTCGTTTGTCTCAAGTACAGAAGGCGTGTTCGAGCAGGCAGAGATAGAATACTGGTTTGATAGCGGACAAAAAATCCTCATGCGCAATGAAGACGCTGAGCCTGACTATGATTTTTCCACGCAGGATTATAGCGACATATTGGCTGATGGTATAGCAACGCTGGAATTTTCATACTATGACGGCTCAACATGGACTGATACGTGGGATTCAAGATTTATCGACGAGGAAACTGAAGTAGAACAGGACATCCTACCCAAGGCAGTCAAGATAAAGATACAGGTACAGGACAGAAAAGGCAAAGAAAGTGAGACCTTTGAAGTCATAACCCACCTAAAGATCTCCTAA
- a CDS encoding DUF933 domain-containing protein — protein sequence MKIGIIGPPQSGKTTIFKILLQADVPGNIGVFKTSDYRVDAIARNISAKKMTYPEFTFVDLGAISGFKKKDMSQLQDVDLFICTIGTFFSQDPKKDFESAITDIIVFDLEFIQDRIARVHKEKRPGSDKVLEVLEKCQKIVSDGRLLRNVGLKEDEIKVLSGLTFLSLRPLILAINVSDEDKADLKALKEYCRSKDMRSIRFFGKTELELLELEPAEREKFHKDMGLGASFREEASKLIMKELDLITFFTAGEKDTRGWYLKRGLSVLEAAGKIHTDIQRGFIRAEVVNFKDFEKYGSTHGAREEGALKVEGKEYVVKDGDIINVRFNV from the coding sequence ATGAAGATTGGTATAATCGGTCCGCCGCAGAGTGGGAAGACTACTATATTTAAAATCTTGTTGCAGGCTGATGTGCCTGGGAATATCGGTGTGTTTAAGACATCGGACTATCGCGTGGACGCGATCGCCAGGAATATTTCCGCTAAAAAGATGACATACCCGGAGTTTACATTTGTGGATCTGGGGGCGATATCAGGGTTTAAGAAAAAAGATATGTCCCAGCTCCAGGATGTAGATCTATTCATATGTACTATAGGTACTTTTTTCAGCCAGGACCCTAAAAAGGATTTTGAAAGCGCGATTACTGATATAATAGTTTTTGATCTGGAGTTTATACAGGACAGGATTGCCAGGGTCCATAAGGAAAAAAGGCCTGGCTCAGATAAGGTACTGGAGGTTTTGGAAAAATGCCAGAAGATCGTTTCTGATGGCAGGCTTTTGCGGAATGTCGGATTAAAAGAGGATGAGATTAAGGTGCTTTCCGGCCTGACATTCTTAAGCTTAAGGCCATTGATCCTGGCGATAAATGTTTCAGACGAGGATAAGGCCGACTTAAAGGCCCTTAAAGAATATTGTAGATCAAAGGATATGCGTTCTATCAGGTTTTTTGGAAAAACAGAACTAGAACTGCTTGAGCTCGAACCAGCAGAGAGGGAAAAGTTTCATAAGGACATGGGTCTGGGCGCTAGTTTCAGGGAAGAGGCATCAAAGTTAATAATGAAGGAACTAGATCTTATTACATTTTTCACAGCAGGAGAAAAAGATACGCGCGGCTGGTATTTAAAAAGAGGCTTGAGCGTTTTAGAAGCAGCTGGTAAAATACACACTGACATTCAGCGCGGCTTCATAAGGGCCGAAGTCGTGAACTTCAAGGATTTCGAGAAATACGGCTCTACACATGGCGCCCGCGAAGAAGGTGCATTAAAGGTAGAAGGCAAAGAATACGTAGTCAAAGACGGAGACATCATTAACGTGAGATTTAACGTTTAG
- the purH gene encoding bifunctional phosphoribosylaminoimidazolecarboxamide formyltransferase/IMP cyclohydrolase, with protein MRKVRRALISVSDKAGLEEFAKGLNELGVEILSTGGTAKLIGGLGIKVRPVSDYTGFPEMLDGRVKTLHPKIHGGLLSLRENKSHMEQVQKHGIELIDMVVVNLYPFEKTVAKEGVKQEEAIENIDIGGPSMLRSAAKNFKDVVVVCNPDSYKEILKELKKNDGAISDKLHFKLGVEVFEKTSKYDTAIYGYLRKQLDGVKCQVSGVKDEFPDALNLDFEKVQSLRYGENPHQKAAFYKDKNVSMVGISNAEQLHGKELSFNNIIDLDAALEIVKEFKEPAASVIKHTNPCGAALAKTLKEAYVNALDCDRVSAFGSIVGLNRKADKATAEAICSAGFTECVIAPNYDKDAMDVFKQKKNLRIIKVGELKGVEKDYDLKKVVGGVLIQDRDVRVIEATDLKVATKKQPTDEELKSLLFGWKIVKHVRSNAIVLSSGTKAVGIGAGQMSRVDSMIISIRKSAGRSKGATCASDAFFPKEDAIQEAKKAGITSIIQPGGSIKDADVIKACDEAGISMVLTGARHFKH; from the coding sequence ATGCGCAAGGTAAGGCGAGCATTGATCAGCGTGTCGGATAAGGCAGGATTAGAGGAATTCGCAAAGGGGTTGAACGAATTAGGCGTAGAGATACTCTCAACAGGCGGCACTGCAAAGCTCATTGGCGGTCTGGGCATAAAGGTGAGGCCTGTTTCAGATTATACGGGTTTTCCAGAGATGCTGGACGGTAGGGTAAAGACCCTGCACCCAAAGATCCACGGCGGACTCCTGTCGCTTCGTGAAAACAAAAGCCACATGGAACAGGTCCAGAAGCACGGGATTGAGCTGATCGATATGGTGGTAGTGAATCTCTATCCATTTGAAAAAACTGTGGCCAAAGAGGGCGTGAAGCAGGAAGAGGCCATTGAAAATATAGACATAGGCGGGCCGAGCATGCTTCGCTCAGCCGCGAAGAATTTTAAAGATGTAGTGGTTGTGTGTAATCCTGATAGCTACAAGGAGATACTTAAGGAGCTAAAAAAGAATGACGGTGCGATTTCTGACAAGCTTCATTTCAAATTGGGCGTCGAGGTATTTGAGAAGACGTCGAAATACGATACTGCGATTTACGGCTATTTAAGAAAACAATTGGATGGTGTCAAGTGTCAAGTGTCAGGTGTCAAGGATGAATTTCCTGACGCATTGAATTTAGATTTTGAAAAAGTGCAGTCGTTGAGGTATGGGGAGAATCCGCATCAGAAGGCAGCGTTTTATAAAGATAAAAATGTCAGTATGGTCGGTATAAGCAATGCCGAGCAGCTGCATGGCAAAGAACTTTCGTTTAACAACATCATAGATCTTGACGCAGCGCTTGAGATAGTAAAGGAGTTCAAGGAACCAGCAGCAAGTGTAATTAAGCACACGAATCCATGCGGCGCAGCTTTAGCCAAGACACTTAAAGAGGCATATGTCAATGCATTGGACTGCGACAGGGTGTCAGCATTTGGCAGCATAGTCGGACTTAATAGAAAAGCTGATAAAGCTACTGCGGAAGCGATTTGCTCAGCAGGTTTTACCGAGTGCGTTATCGCGCCTAACTATGACAAGGACGCCATGGATGTCTTTAAACAGAAAAAGAATCTCAGGATCATAAAGGTAGGCGAGCTAAAAGGTGTTGAAAAGGATTACGATCTAAAAAAGGTCGTGGGCGGGGTGTTGATCCAGGATAGAGATGTCAGGGTGATAGAGGCTACGGATCTAAAAGTCGCTACTAAAAAGCAGCCTACAGATGAAGAGCTAAAATCTCTACTTTTCGGCTGGAAGATAGTAAAGCACGTGCGTTCAAACGCCATAGTCCTCTCCAGCGGTACAAAGGCAGTGGGCATAGGTGCGGGCCAGATGTCCAGGGTGGACTCAATGATAATCTCCATACGAAAATCAGCTGGCCGCTCTAAAGGCGCTACATGCGCGAGTGACGCATTCTTTCCTAAAGAGGATGCCATACAAGAGGCCAAGAAAGCAGGCATAACCAGCATCATACAGCCAGGCGGCTCTATAAAAGACGCAGATGTCATAAAGGCATGCGACGAAGCTGGCATAAGCATGGTCTTAACAGGAGCGAGACATTTCAAGCATTGA
- a CDS encoding folylpolyglutamate synthase/dihydrofolate synthase family protein: MRRSWHKHGLNRSETFQALMDYVAAIDYVDSFINFEKIPQYSYASSFNLDRMRALLGELGDPHQGLKIIHVAGSKGKGSTCAIIASILREAGYRVGLYTSPHLLDVRERIRVEGDIEKKDFIRLIEKIDPSAEKFRDQDLSFFEILTAAAFLYFKEKKVDFAILETGLGGRLDATNVTEPLACGITSISLEHTDKLGDNLAAIAKEKAGIIKKERPVFTVSQRKEVLDVIKEVCREKDAKLYPVQTRCLDTASVQGLSLLGKHQLENASLAIAMVKFIDPKIGEETIKTALKKVDWPGRLQVLQKEPYVILDGAQNTASIKAVLSSIKELFDYKRLICVFGIMSDKDIKGVARELDNASDTVILTRPHNDRAVDPVKLKENFQKAKTRVTSNTREALDAALVIAQKEDLVLVTGSLYLVGEALILTPSVGQV, translated from the coding sequence ATGCGACGAAGCTGGCATAAGCATGGTCTTAACAGGAGCGAGACATTTCAAGCATTGATGGATTACGTTGCAGCGATTGATTACGTTGATTCGTTTATAAACTTCGAAAAGATACCGCAATATAGTTACGCCTCGAGTTTTAACCTGGATAGGATGCGTGCCCTCCTGGGGGAATTAGGTGATCCTCATCAAGGATTAAAGATAATACATGTAGCTGGCTCTAAAGGCAAAGGCTCCACCTGCGCGATTATAGCTTCGATTTTGCGAGAGGCTGGGTATCGTGTGGGCCTGTATACTTCCCCGCATCTTTTGGATGTGAGGGAGCGCATTAGAGTTGAAGGCGATATAGAAAAAAAAGATTTTATTAGATTGATCGAGAAGATAGACCCTAGCGCTGAGAAGTTCAGGGATCAGGATCTCTCGTTCTTTGAAATCCTTACAGCAGCAGCGTTTTTGTATTTCAAGGAAAAGAAAGTTGATTTCGCTATTTTAGAAACAGGCCTTGGCGGCAGGCTTGATGCGACAAATGTTACAGAGCCGCTCGCGTGCGGCATAACGAGTATCAGCTTAGAGCATACTGATAAATTGGGCGATAATTTAGCAGCAATTGCTAAAGAAAAAGCAGGGATCATTAAGAAAGAGCGCCCTGTGTTTACTGTTTCACAGCGCAAAGAAGTTCTTGATGTAATAAAAGAAGTCTGCAGAGAAAAAGACGCGAAGCTTTACCCTGTACAGACGCGGTGTCTAGACACCGCGTCTGTACAGGGTTTAAGCCTTTTAGGTAAGCATCAGCTTGAGAATGCGAGCCTTGCAATAGCAATGGTAAAATTTATAGATCCCAAGATAGGCGAAGAAACAATAAAGACTGCCTTAAAGAAAGTTGATTGGCCCGGAAGACTGCAGGTTCTGCAGAAAGAGCCTTACGTTATCCTGGACGGCGCGCAAAACACAGCCAGCATAAAGGCAGTTTTATCGTCTATAAAAGAGCTTTTTGATTACAAGAGGCTCATATGTGTATTCGGCATAATGAGTGACAAGGACATAAAGGGCGTTGCGAGAGAATTGGACAATGCCAGTGACACAGTTATTCTCACAAGGCCCCACAATGACCGCGCAGTAGATCCAGTTAAGTTAAAAGAGAATTTTCAAAAAGCCAAGACTAGAGTAACATCTAATACCAGAGAGGCGCTTGATGCGGCATTGGTCATAGCGCAAAAAGAAGATTTAGTATTAGTCACTGGTTCTCTCTACCTGGTCGGCGAAGCACTGATTCTAACCCCCTCTGTAGGCCAGGTTTAA